In one window of Gorilla gorilla gorilla isolate KB3781 chromosome 2, NHGRI_mGorGor1-v2.1_pri, whole genome shotgun sequence DNA:
- the RPL15 gene encoding large ribosomal subunit protein eL15 codes for MGAYKYIQELWRKKQSDVMRFLLRVRCWQYRQLSALHRAPRPTRPDKARRLGYKAKQGYVIYRIRVRRGGRKRPVPKGATYGKPVHHGVNQLKFARSLQSVAEERAGRHCGALRVLNSYWVGEDSTYKFFEVILIDPFHKAIRRNPDTQWITKPVHKHREMRGLTSAGRKSRGLGKGHKFHHTIGGSRRAAWRRRNTLQLHRYR; via the exons ATGGGTGCATACAAGTACATCCAGGAGCTATGGAGAAAGAAGCAGTCTGATGTCATGCGCTTTCTTCTGAGGGTCCGCTGCTGGCAGTACCGCCAGCTCTCTGCTCTCCACAGGGCTCCCCGCCCCACCCGGCCTGATAAAGCGCGCCGACTGGGCTACAAGGCCAAGCAAG gtTACGTTATATATAGGATTCGTGTTCGCCGTGGTGGCCGAAAACGCCCAGTTCCTAAGGGTGCAACTTATGGCAAGCCTGTCCATCATGGTGTTAACCAGCTAAAGTTTGCTCGAAGCCTTCAGTCCGTTGCAGAG GAGCGAGCTGGACGCCACTGTGGGGCTCTGAGAGTCCTGAATTCTTACTGGGTTGGTGAAGATTCCACATACAAATTTTTTGAGGTTATTCTCATTGATCCATTCCATAAAGCTATCAGAAGAAATCCTGACACCCAGTGGATCACCAAACCAGTCCACAAGCACAGGGAGATGCGTGGGCTGACATCTGCAGGCCGAAAGAGCCGTGGCCTTGGAAAGGGCCATAAGTTCCACCACACTATTGGTGGCTCTCGCCGGGCAGCTTGGAGAAGGCGCAATACTCTCCAGCTCCACCGTTACCGCTAA